The Devosia yakushimensis DNA segment GCTTCCCCTTCGATATCGCGCATCTGGCCGCCCACCATGCCGCCGGTGCCGCTGCCGGCAACCAGTTCGGTCACCAGCGCAATGCGCGTGGCCGGTTCGGGATGGCATTCGGGCGAGGAGAGGAGCCCAAAGGCCTGGGTCAGCAGGCCATCCCCGGCCAGGATCGCAGTGGCCTCGTCAAAGGCCTTGTGCACGGTGGGGCGGCCGCGGCGCAGATCGTCATCGTCCATGGCCGGCAGGTCGTCATGGATCAGCGAATAGCAATGGACCATTTCGACGGCGAGCCCCGCCATCAAAGCGGCATGGGGCGGCACGTTGAAAATATTGGCGGCCTGCCGCACCAGCAGCGGACGCAGCCGCTTGCCGCCCGCCAGGCTCCCATGGCGCATGGCGGCAATCAGCCGGCCCGCGGCGGGCCCAGGTCCGGAGAGGCGTTCCGCCGTCAATTGCCGGTCGAGCGCTGTTTCCACGGCCAGGGCGCAATCGGCGATGTCGGC contains these protein-coding regions:
- a CDS encoding polyprenyl synthetase family protein; translated protein: MYDFAADIADCALAVETALDRQLTAERLSGPGPAAGRLIAAMRHGSLAGGKRLRPLLVRQAANIFNVPPHAALMAGLAVEMVHCYSLIHDDLPAMDDDDLRRGRPTVHKAFDEATAILAGDGLLTQAFGLLSSPECHPEPATRIALVTELVAGSGTGGMVGGQMRDIEGEAGGFSGDEVATMQAMKTGALIRASVRMGAILGGADPRALSALTAYAEAAGRAFQLADDILDVTATPEAMGKATGKDAAKGKQTLVAKVGLEEAREHLKATVNDALSALRTFGPKADGLRATARYFASREN